The genome window CCCCTCTTGGAGTACCTCAAAGACGGGAACGTCCTTTTTCTCGTTTATTTTTGCTCTCTCCAGTTGATTATTCAGCTCTTTATAGAGTGATGCTGCGAGATCTACTTCACGTTTTATACGATCTTCGCGCAGGCGAACCCGCGGGGACTGGGTGGCGATGTTCTGTTCCTGAAATGCCACAAGCCGTGCTTCGGCGCTTTGAAGATCTGCCCGTACTTCCTGAAGCCGCTCTTCGATAAACTCCCGGTTTTGGCGATCCCGCGATTGGTAATCTTTCTGGAAATACTCTGTGAGAAGGTGTATGAGCTCTCGGTTTACTTGGTAGGCGAGGGACGGGTTGGTGAATTTTGTTTCCACGTCAAGGATACGCCCAGACTTGTTTACCGAAATATGTCCGCGGCTTTCTGAGCGAAGTCGTCCGTAGAGACTCATTTTTCGTCGATATTCCCAATCGTGTACCGTTGTATCGGGGGGGAGAACTCCCAATACTCCTCAAGGGTGACAGTATCATAGACGGGGGGCATACGGTTTTCCCGTTCCTCCGGTGTTTGTACCCGCTGAATAACCCATTCCTGTGCAAGAAGGTGATCCATGAAGTGTCGGTTTTTAATAAGAAGTTCT of Chitinivibrio alkaliphilus ACht1 contains these proteins:
- a CDS encoding GNVR domain-containing protein, producing MGVLPPDTTVHDWEYRRKMSLYGRLRSESRGHISVNKSGRILDVETKFTNPSLAYQVNRELIHLLTEYFQKDYQSRDRQNREFIEERLQEVRADLQSAEARLVAFQEQNIATQSPRVRLREDRIKREVDLAASLYKELNNQLERAKINEKKDVPVFEVLQEGELPLRPSEPDRRLLIIVGAIASGALSIFLVFFREWLRTFRAITPAAPQKKEPKQ